TGTAGACTCCACCAGTTAAAGCACATGCTCCTACAGCAACCACTAATTTTGGTTTTGGTATAGCTTCATATATTTTTATTAAAGGTTCTTTTGTCCAGTGTGTTACAGGGCCTGATACAACTAGTACATCAGCTTCTCTTGGGTTCCAAGTTAGATATACATTATATTGTTCTATATCAAATTTAGGAGATAAAACTGTGTTAACTATTTCAATATCACAGCCGTTACATCCACCAGTATATACTAACATAAGATGTATCGCTTTTTTACGAGAATGTGATTTAAGTCCCATGTTTATCCCTCTAATTCTGCATTATTTTGAGCTGCTTTTTCTTCAGCTTCTTTTTGTGCTTTTTCTTTTAATTCCCTATTTTTCTGAATGATTGAATCATCAGTTAAGTATTGAGCTATGTATTGAATATTTTTCTCAGATACTTCACTTGGATCTAAAAGCATACTTGTTACATCTTTATCACATTTGTTTCCAATGTGGTTTGGATGTATTGTAGCTGCTACTCCAAATAATCCAAATACTGGACAGAAATCATGACAGTAGTAACAGTGTACACATTTGATTTCATCTATTTCTGGTACTGCTGTTTTTAGTATTCCTTCTGCTATTTCTTCTGGTTCTACTGGTACCATTACAATAGCTTTTGTAGGACATACGTTAGAACATCCTCCACATCCAATACATTCAGCTTCTGCAACTTTAGGTGCTGGTTTTACATTACCATTTAAAACATCTTGACGTAATTGTAAATCAGTTCTACATTCACTTCCAAAGATAATTCTTTTGAGGTTAGTGTAGATTCCATTGACAAATATTTTTACTATACTCATATTGTTGCCTCGAATTCTCTTTGTATTTTTATTGCTCTTGCAGGACATGCAGTTTTACAGGCACCACAGTAGATACATCTGTCTTGGTTTATTTGTAAGTTACCTTCCTCATCACGAGTTATTGCTTTAAATACACATGCATCAACACATAATTCACAGTTTATACATAAATTGTTGTCGAGCATTGAATATCCGTCTGCAATTCTCATTTTGAGTGGTGTTGTTTTTTGTATTGCTCCTACTGGACAATACATTGCACATTTTTCACAAAGTACACATTTATCAAAGTTAACCTTTACTTGGCCATCTTCAAGTGTTAATGCATCTTTTGGACAAACTTCTACACATATTCCACATTTAATACATCTTGAAGCGATTTCTCCATCCCATGTTGTGTTAGCGAATTTACGTGCACCGTATTTACATTCTTTTACACATAAACTACATTCTACACATAATCCTTCAAGTGTAATCTTGGAATCAGGTACAAATTCAAGTATTCCTTGTGGACATGCAGTTACACATGGTGCGTGTTCAAAGTCTTCTGCACAATGTTCTACACCATTTTCATTATTTCCTAGTGAACAGTAATCAACGTCGTATCTTAATCTTTTGTTAATTACTTGTAGTCCATCTGTTGGACATGCATCTGCACATAATTTACATTCAATACATGAAATCATTTTTGTGTCATTTTCAACATCATATTCTGGATGTTGTATTTTAAGTTCTAAATGTTTTGCTACAATTGCATCGTTAGGACACTCAATTAAACATTTATAACATACTGCACATTTACGCATGTCTATTTCATATTGTCCCCCTTCCTCTATTGGTCCAATTGCATTTCTTGGACAAACATCTATACATAAATCACATTTTGTACAGACGCCTGGTTCTATATATGAGAATTTAATTGAATTTGATGGACAGAAGTATGCACATCTTCCACACTCTATACAATCCTCATGGTTTGTTCCTATGTTAATCCTATTAACCATGTCTTTTTCCATTTTAACAGGTCTTTTAGGTGGTGCCATTTTTGCATTGTTTGGACATGCTGGTACACATTTTCCACACATAGAACATAAACCCATGATTTTTCCATCTTCTACTTTAATCATATCTACTGGGCATACATTGATACACATACCACAGAGATTACATTTAGTCCTGTCTACTACATAACCACCATATTGGTTTTTGAATATGGCTTTGTTTGGACATACTCTTTCACATTTACCACAGGTTATACAACTAACTGCTTTCCCATCGACTAATTTTATAGCATCAGTAGGGCAAGCATCTACACATTTTCCTGAGCCATTACAATTTGCTGTTGTTATATACATTCATATTACCCCACTATGCTTCATATTTTGTTCCTATTAATCCTCTACCTATAATTGCACCAATAATAGACATTACAAATCCCGGTCCTAATGGTAAACCTTGATAATATGGGAAGGTTCCTAACCAGTATGCTATTATTATACCACCGATTATTATTGCAATCCATGAGGAAGTGTTTAGGTGTATTCCTTTTGTTGGGTTTTTATGCATAATAGCTCCTGCTAGGAATCCTATAATAAATCCACATATTGTTGGACCAGTATATAAAACTCCAAATAAGTTAGGAGCTGCTGATGCTAAAAATGGTACTGTACTTTCTAAAACCATTATTAATCCTCCTATTCTATTTCCTCATCATCAACATAATCTTCATGGAATTTTGTTACACCATAGAAGAGAAGTACTAATGTTGTTAATCCTATAAATACTTTTAAACCTACAACAATGTTTAAATATGGTATTATTCCTGCGTGTAATGCATCAGGGAAATTAAATATGTTAGCTGTGCTTGCAGGTACAAGATCATATATGTTTGTTCCTAAGTTGTAAAGGAATGAACCACTGAAGAATAAACCACATAAACCTAAGAATACATAACCTAATGCTCCACAACTTTCAATTATGGACATTCTGGTGTGTGATAGGTTAAATGGATTATCTTTCAATCCGTATGTAAGGATACATAAGATAGCTCCTGAAGCCATGATAGCTCCACCCTGGAAACCCCCTCCAGGTGTTATATGTCCACCCAAGATTGTCATAGCTCCATAACCAATTAATATAAAAGATAATGGATATGCTATTAGTTTAAGAAGATCACTCATCGTCTTTGCCTCCAAGGTTTACTTTTCCTCTACCAAATACAAGCATTGTTGTTACAACAGCACTTACTAATATTAAAGATTCACCTAATGTATCGAATCCCCTGAAATCGAATACAATGTTTGTTACTAAGTTAGGTGCTATTGATACTCCTACTCCTTGATAGATGTAGTTTATACCAGGGAAAATCATGTAACTGAATTGATACATTGAATTTAAGAATATTGCTGAGAAAGCAAGTAATGCTACAGCAAGTGCTACACTTCTAATTGATGCTTTCATCTATAATACCCCCCAGTAAAATACTACTGCTATTATTGCTAATGCTAAAACAGCATAAAACATCATGTTGTTTAAGTCATCGTTATGTTCTTTGTACAGTTTAGGCATTAATGGTGTTGCATATAAGAATATTAATATTAATGCAACTTCTACAACAACCATCAAAGCAGGACTTACTAATCTAATAGTTAATGCAGCAATTAATAATGATGCCATTAATACTAATTCAGCAGACATTACTGATGATGTTGTTGATCCAGGTACTAATGTTTTCTCAGGATCTGCCCCAAATGTACTTTTTAATGTTTCTATTAATTTATCGTACATATTCATGATATCACCTTATAATGTTAAAGCGGATAAAGCTAGGACACCTAGTCTGCTTGTTACTATGTCAGGACATAAACCTATGACGAGACAAATGATTAGGAATAAGAACATTACAGCCATTGTTGTTTTTGGAACATTAGCTGAGGATATTTCTAAATCGTCTGGTTTTGGTCTGAGGAATATTGCATATGTAATTTTTAAGAATGCTAAGAATGTTACAATACTTAATATAATCATTATGATTGCTAATTCTGGTATTCCTGCAGTCATTGCAGCTTGACATAACATGTATTTACTTTGGAATACATTGAATGGAGGTACTCCTGCCATTGTGAATCCTGCTAATACTATTAATAATGCTGCTACAGGCATATGTTCTAATAATCCACCAAGTTTACTAATTTTACTAGTTTTGGTTTTGTATAATACTAATCCAAATCCTATGAATAGGAATGAAGTTACTACTAATTCGTTTACTGCTTGGAATAATCCAGCTGTTATACTGTATGGGGTTCCTAATCCTAAACCTACACCAATATAACCTAATTCTCCTACTGCTAAGTATGCGATGATACGTTTGTAATCATCTTGTACCATAGCCATACTGATACCTAATATCATTGCTAATACAGATACTGCGAGAATTACCATTTGTACTGTTGGTAAGTAACCGAATATTCTTATTATTGTTAAACCTATTGTGATACATCCTATTACAGAGAATGACTGTAATATCATGGCACCACTAGGTAAACCTTTACTGTAAACTTCTGATTTAATTGCGTTGAATGGTGGTAATCCTGTTGCATATAACCAACCATAGATTAACATACCTGCTGCGAATAATAATACTGGGTTAGTTGGGTCAACTGCTCCACTGTGTATCATCATTACCATATCTGATATGTTTACGTTACCTGTTAAACCGAGTAATAGACCGATACCTAATAAAAGGAAGGATCCACCTATTTCTCCTAATAACATGTATTTTAAACCAGTTTCATAATTTCCTTTTACTCTTGATACGAGTATTAAACCTACTTGTACTAGAGCTGCGATTTCAAAGAATACGTATAAGTTGAATATATCATCTGTTAATACGAATGCCATTAATGCTGCTGAAAGCATGAATAATAAGTATAAGTATACTCCAGATGTTTTTCTTGTTTCAGCGATTGATATGAATACTGCACACATTGCAACTATACCTAATATGAATAAGATCATTTGTTGACCTGGTCCAAATGCATAGGTAATTGCTGGGTGGAAATATTCTAATACAGAACCAGATATTATTGCATTAGCATATGCTGGTAATTGTGCTGTTAAACCGCCGTTTATTAATGGTTGATATCCACCAAAGTAATGATTTCCATATGTTGCTATAATAGGTACTAAAGGTAAACAAATTGCACCAAGTACTGATATAATTTTTGTTAATTTATCTGTACCATGTATAAGGTTTACTAATATAGCACATATTATTGGTATGATAACCATTAGAGGTATGAAGATTGTTCCATCCATTATAAACTACCCCCGATTATTGTAATTGTAGTACTATTCATCATTATCCTCTCCAAAACGTTTATCATTTAAGAGGACGGATGCGCTGAGTGTACCGTGTCTTTTGTATAAAACTATTGTTAAAGCTAACATTACTGCAAGTGTACTTGCACCAATTACAATACTAGTTAATACTAATGCGAAAGGTAGTGGATATGATGATTGACCAAGGAAACTGTTAACTTCCATATTCTGTAAGAATATGTATGTTATTCCGTTAGCTTTATAACCTAATGAAATTAATAAAAGGTTTACTCCATCACCTATAAATGATGCTCCTATGATTTTCTTAATTATATCATCTAAGTAGACTAAACCTACTGTACCAATAATCATTAATAATGCTGCTGTAATTAATGCTCCCATTTGTACTGAACTGAATACCATTAGGAATCACCATCCTCTTTAGATACAGGTTCTTCTCTTGTCTTTAATATTGCTAGAGCTACTAAAGTTGGAACAATTGCTGCTCCTACTACTGCCTGTGTTAAAGCTACATCAGGTGCTAATAACACTTGATAAATTGCTGCAATTGCGAATCCTGTAATACTGGTTAAAACTGCCATTCTTAAGGAATCTTTTTGCATTAAACAAATTATAGCTCCTAATATTGTGAAGATATATAAAACCCAAGGTATTGCACTTTGTACTATGAAACTTATATCTGTCATATTATTGCTCCCCCTGTTCTCCACGGAAGTGACCACTTGCTATTGCATGTGTAGCAAATGGTGCTAATACAAAGTATACTAGTCCTAATGCTGGTTGTCCGATGAGTATTAAAACTAATACACTAACCATGTCTACAATACCTAATATTTCTAATCTACCGAATACAATGTATTTTACATCATCATCAGTATTACATAATAATCCTTTAGCTGTAATTAATACAAGTATACCACAGATTATAAATATTATACCTAGGATAACGCCTATTGGATCACCTATTGTTACAGATAGTGCTAAATTAAATCCTGCGTCTGCCATTATAAATCGCCTCCACCTAATACGTAGGCTGCAGCTATTGTTCCTACAGGACTTAAAATAAGTATTGCGAATGCTATATCTCTACAGAAGTC
This genomic interval from Candidatus Methanosphaera massiliense contains the following:
- a CDS encoding NADH-quinone oxidoreductase subunit B family protein produces the protein MGLKSHSRKKAIHLMLVYTGGCNGCDIEIVNTVLSPKFDIEQYNVYLTWNPREADVLVVSGPVTHWTKEPLIKIYEAIPKPKLVVAVGACALTGGVYKNIHGEIPSEEIEGPVDNVIPVDAKIPGCAVRPEDVVAGVVSVIPILLEKEDK
- a CDS encoding 4Fe-4S dicluster domain-containing protein; amino-acid sequence: MSIVKIFVNGIYTNLKRIIFGSECRTDLQLRQDVLNGNVKPAPKVAEAECIGCGGCSNVCPTKAIVMVPVEPEEIAEGILKTAVPEIDEIKCVHCYYCHDFCPVFGLFGVAATIHPNHIGNKCDKDVTSMLLDPSEVSEKNIQYIAQYLTDDSIIQKNRELKEKAQKEAEEKAAQNNAELEG
- a CDS encoding 4Fe-4S binding protein, with translation MYITTANCNGSGKCVDACPTDAIKLVDGKAVSCITCGKCERVCPNKAIFKNQYGGYVVDRTKCNLCGMCINVCPVDMIKVEDGKIMGLCSMCGKCVPACPNNAKMAPPKRPVKMEKDMVNRINIGTNHEDCIECGRCAYFCPSNSIKFSYIEPGVCTKCDLCIDVCPRNAIGPIEEGGQYEIDMRKCAVCYKCLIECPNDAIVAKHLELKIQHPEYDVENDTKMISCIECKLCADACPTDGLQVINKRLRYDVDYCSLGNNENGVEHCAEDFEHAPCVTACPQGILEFVPDSKITLEGLCVECSLCVKECKYGARKFANTTWDGEIASRCIKCGICVEVCPKDALTLEDGQVKVNFDKCVLCEKCAMYCPVGAIQKTTPLKMRIADGYSMLDNNLCINCELCVDACVFKAITRDEEGNLQINQDRCIYCGACKTACPARAIKIQREFEATI
- a CDS encoding MnhB domain-containing protein, which gives rise to MSDLLKLIAYPLSFILIGYGAMTILGGHITPGGGFQGGAIMASGAILCILTYGLKDNPFNLSHTRMSIIESCGALGYVFLGLCGLFFSGSFLYNLGTNIYDLVPASTANIFNFPDALHAGIIPYLNIVVGLKVFIGLTTLVLLFYGVTKFHEDYVDDEEIE
- a CDS encoding EhbH; this encodes MKASIRSVALAVALLAFSAIFLNSMYQFSYMIFPGINYIYQGVGVSIAPNLVTNIVFDFRGFDTLGESLILVSAVVTTMLVFGRGKVNLGGKDDE
- a CDS encoding energy-converting hydrogenase B subunit G, EhbG; translation: MYDKLIETLKSTFGADPEKTLVPGSTTSSVMSAELVLMASLLIAALTIRLVSPALMVVVEVALILIFLYATPLMPKLYKEHNDDLNNMMFYAVLALAIIAVVFYWGVL
- the ehbF gene encoding energy conserving hydrogenase EhbF, which codes for MDGTIFIPLMVIIPIICAILVNLIHGTDKLTKIISVLGAICLPLVPIIATYGNHYFGGYQPLINGGLTAQLPAYANAIISGSVLEYFHPAITYAFGPGQQMILFILGIVAMCAVFISIAETRKTSGVYLYLLFMLSAALMAFVLTDDIFNLYVFFEIAALVQVGLILVSRVKGNYETGLKYMLLGEIGGSFLLLGIGLLLGLTGNVNISDMVMMIHSGAVDPTNPVLLFAAGMLIYGWLYATGLPPFNAIKSEVYSKGLPSGAMILQSFSVIGCITIGLTIIRIFGYLPTVQMVILAVSVLAMILGISMAMVQDDYKRIIAYLAVGELGYIGVGLGLGTPYSITAGLFQAVNELVVTSFLFIGFGLVLYKTKTSKISKLGGLLEHMPVAALLIVLAGFTMAGVPPFNVFQSKYMLCQAAMTAGIPELAIIMIILSIVTFLAFLKITYAIFLRPKPDDLEISSANVPKTTMAVMFLFLIICLVIGLCPDIVTSRLGVLALSALTL
- a CDS encoding cation:proton antiporter subunit C — translated: MVFSSVQMGALITAALLMIIGTVGLVYLDDIIKKIIGASFIGDGVNLLLISLGYKANGITYIFLQNMEVNSFLGQSSYPLPFALVLTSIVIGASTLAVMLALTIVLYKRHGTLSASVLLNDKRFGEDNDE
- a CDS encoding DUF4040 domain-containing protein: MTDISFIVQSAIPWVLYIFTILGAIICLMQKDSLRMAVLTSITGFAIAAIYQVLLAPDVALTQAVVGAAIVPTLVALAILKTREEPVSKEDGDS
- a CDS encoding cation:proton antiporter (subunit G of antiporter complex involved in resistance to high concentrations of Na+, K+, Li+ and/or alkali), coding for MADAGFNLALSVTIGDPIGVILGIIFIICGILVLITAKGLLCNTDDDVKYIVFGRLEILGIVDMVSVLVLILIGQPALGLVYFVLAPFATHAIASGHFRGEQGEQ